Proteins from one Gimesia maris genomic window:
- a CDS encoding reverse transcriptase domain-containing protein, which produces MKSKSPPKSPERSQQRPDSDNLHDPLPPRYHVKFCTKLLSGHPLAKATKSEGFLVEEMQFVLVWEMRDRFNKEFMQSFAGLEKPVKQFLEENGYEVELTGQRPDLLPEPKWGKLSSNRASDRRMIRFVQQNERGVIAYRKNEVEVESLIAQIALVWPEESIVVIVTRQRDAQTLFNKLKRRGLYQVSVATTHKKPVAGRRIVIATDNALKHNEVQTESRSICICLNPTETVNRKDWPIQITGRLYALHSDVLALSKQQVDFLDMFFGQKWLYIPRHGFLQLVPNVNFLEYKGRYSSRDEMTLCKLKREAIWRNDKRNRLISGLAKAIAYDDFRAIGAKYPSLSKPLLPKVSERVVVLVENIEHAARLLKFLKGWPIVAGSVADINAHGSQVQHALTEGQKPQSVVSSDIIITSSALQKINCDGVLIRADAGTGLPPFSRKCLTVGDRVPSSFTIIDMADRHHPYFRKQSQYRKEEYLDQGWVVNGESMMPTERRELLFATSKPNRATVMLLPYARRQFPKIDTAYDYYLHRKEKRDQKSGKSSNVITLKQIADHEYLLYCFQELRRYGGLGAGKDDISYFDISTSDCAKVFRKLSESLLRGRYRPQFPRKVPIPKPGTDEKRTLKINSIFDRSVSMALDKTLAPQLEKLFLEGSYGNRTNRSPWKMLAQLKKTVEETGRWVLAIEDIRKAFDNVKVKDIVKTHQQAQLELKEKHGIKINDSVVNLISTIAKGVTQKRKKGIDQGSNYSPQSLNVLLHYIHDVPLNAEVAFPLWYRYVDNLTYLCKSVSEGQRVLIKVRQVLNSASLKLKGEDGIVDLRKTTSSLLGFKLRRSNNQLIYLIAPRSWENLKEQLASAHQTVDPATRSREVIVGWLNAMGPALENDGDIVAKVCGIAALQGFQELDPPLLETTATQAQKRWVELLGNINYSCV; this is translated from the coding sequence ATGAAGTCGAAATCCCCGCCAAAATCACCCGAACGCAGCCAGCAGAGACCCGATAGCGACAATCTCCACGATCCACTACCGCCGCGTTACCACGTAAAATTCTGTACGAAGCTACTTTCGGGACACCCACTAGCTAAGGCAACGAAGTCTGAGGGGTTTCTTGTAGAAGAAATGCAGTTCGTTCTGGTCTGGGAAATGAGAGATCGGTTCAACAAAGAATTTATGCAATCATTTGCTGGTTTGGAGAAACCGGTAAAGCAATTCCTGGAAGAAAATGGATATGAAGTAGAGCTTACTGGTCAGCGACCAGATTTACTCCCTGAACCTAAATGGGGAAAATTATCCAGTAACAGAGCTAGTGATCGTCGTATGATCCGATTCGTTCAGCAGAATGAACGCGGGGTGATTGCATACCGAAAAAACGAGGTGGAAGTCGAATCCTTAATAGCCCAGATAGCATTGGTATGGCCTGAAGAATCCATAGTCGTGATAGTCACCAGACAACGAGATGCCCAAACGCTTTTTAATAAGCTTAAAAGACGAGGGCTGTATCAAGTATCGGTGGCGACTACACACAAAAAACCAGTGGCTGGAAGACGAATCGTGATAGCCACTGATAACGCACTCAAGCATAATGAGGTTCAGACCGAATCACGCTCTATATGTATCTGCTTGAATCCCACAGAAACGGTAAATAGAAAAGACTGGCCTATCCAAATTACAGGACGCTTATATGCATTGCATAGTGACGTTCTGGCGTTATCTAAGCAGCAAGTAGACTTCCTGGATATGTTTTTTGGTCAAAAATGGTTGTATATTCCTCGGCATGGTTTTTTACAACTGGTTCCGAATGTGAATTTTCTGGAATATAAAGGGAGATACTCATCAAGGGACGAAATGACCTTGTGTAAATTGAAACGCGAGGCAATATGGCGAAATGATAAAAGGAACCGTTTAATATCTGGCCTTGCTAAAGCGATAGCATACGATGATTTCAGAGCAATTGGTGCGAAATATCCGTCACTTTCTAAGCCACTATTGCCAAAAGTCTCAGAAAGAGTAGTAGTCTTAGTGGAAAATATTGAGCACGCAGCCAGATTGTTAAAGTTCTTGAAAGGATGGCCTATCGTTGCAGGATCGGTTGCGGACATTAATGCACATGGCTCCCAGGTTCAACATGCTTTAACAGAGGGGCAGAAACCACAATCAGTTGTATCTAGTGACATCATCATTACCAGTTCCGCCTTGCAAAAGATTAATTGCGATGGGGTATTGATTCGGGCTGATGCCGGTACGGGATTGCCGCCGTTTTCACGAAAATGTTTGACTGTCGGAGATCGAGTACCGTCTAGTTTTACGATCATCGATATGGCTGACCGACACCACCCATATTTTCGGAAGCAGTCTCAGTACCGGAAAGAAGAATACCTGGATCAAGGTTGGGTTGTGAACGGTGAGTCTATGATGCCAACTGAAAGGCGAGAATTACTGTTTGCTACTTCGAAGCCGAATAGAGCAACCGTTATGTTACTCCCCTATGCACGGCGACAGTTCCCCAAGATAGACACTGCCTACGATTATTATTTGCATCGCAAAGAGAAACGTGACCAAAAGAGTGGTAAATCCTCGAATGTAATCACACTTAAGCAGATCGCCGATCACGAGTATCTTCTGTATTGTTTTCAGGAACTCCGCAGATATGGAGGACTAGGGGCTGGGAAAGATGACATCTCGTACTTTGACATTTCGACATCCGACTGTGCAAAGGTTTTCCGCAAGCTGTCAGAGTCACTTTTAAGAGGGCGTTATCGACCTCAATTTCCCAGAAAGGTGCCGATCCCCAAGCCTGGGACGGATGAAAAAAGGACTTTGAAGATTAATTCAATCTTTGATCGATCAGTGTCCATGGCATTAGACAAAACGCTGGCTCCTCAACTGGAAAAGTTGTTTTTGGAAGGATCATATGGAAATCGCACAAATCGAAGCCCATGGAAAATGCTGGCACAGCTTAAAAAAACGGTAGAAGAAACAGGTAGATGGGTTTTAGCAATAGAAGATATAAGGAAGGCCTTTGATAATGTCAAAGTGAAGGACATCGTCAAAACACACCAACAGGCTCAACTGGAGCTAAAAGAGAAGCATGGCATCAAGATTAATGACTCTGTAGTAAATTTGATCTCGACAATTGCGAAGGGGGTGACACAGAAAAGAAAAAAAGGGATCGATCAGGGGAGTAATTACTCTCCCCAATCTCTCAATGTATTGTTACATTATATACACGACGTGCCGCTAAATGCGGAAGTCGCGTTTCCGCTCTGGTACAGGTATGTTGATAATCTGACTTATCTTTGCAAGAGCGTGTCCGAAGGCCAGCGAGTCCTGATAAAAGTTCGACAAGTTCTCAACAGTGCGAGTCTCAAGCTAAAAGGTGAAGATGGTATTGTCGATCTACGGAAAACCACAAGCTCCTTACTAGGTTTTAAACTTCGTAGATCAAACAATCAACTCATCTATCTTATAGCTCCTCGTTCCTGGGAGAATTTAAAAGAACAACTCGCTAGCGCCCACCAAACCGTAGATCCAGCTACAAGAAGCCGCGAGGTTATTGTCGGCTGGTTAAACGCAATGGGGCCGGCCCTAGAGAACGACGGTGACATCGTCGCTAAGGTTTGTGGTATTGCCGCTCTACAAGGGTTTCAGGAACTTGATCCGCCTCTTCTAGAAACGACAGCAACACAAGCACAAAAGCGATGGGTGGAGTTACTGGGTAATATCAATTACTCTTGTGTGTAA
- a CDS encoding ISNCY-like element ISPlma1 family transposase: MRKSYSNQLRLDSVPIEQVALNLESRDRIVPILRALQFLYSDRRLVDEILQWIAADVNSDSRTDTGRTGMEYWHICVLAAVRLGCNFTFDQLQDLAEIHRKLRGIMGVGDCDDRPFKWRTIRNNIRLLRPETIARINQAIVSAGHTFDPTAIEKVRADSFVMETNIHYPTESSLLYDGLRKIIPQCVKLAEAHGVNGWRQYAHLLKKIKQLNRDINRIATKKGPRYKKRLQPLYRELLQKAAILTQRARDLCLVTGQRLPESADLFGPNTLQAFIVRIERVADTTRRRIIHGEAVANSDKLFSIFEPHTQLYKRGKAGQPMQFGRQVLIFEDAAGFVVRAVLMKRNEGDKQVAVRETKSLQNDFQNGVKRLSFDRGFHSLDNQRELAELVDHLCLPRPGVKQSAVQQTDDEFRSAQQNHSGVESMIGALQSGNAMKRCRDRSEIGFERYLQLGILGRNLHTLGRMLIARENQNAAAAHSRRKAA; this comes from the coding sequence ATGCGAAAATCATACTCGAATCAGCTGCGACTGGACAGCGTTCCGATCGAACAGGTAGCGTTAAATCTGGAATCGCGGGACCGCATCGTTCCCATTCTTCGCGCACTGCAGTTCCTGTATTCGGATCGCAGGCTTGTCGATGAAATACTGCAGTGGATTGCCGCCGACGTTAACAGCGACAGTCGCACTGACACAGGTCGAACGGGGATGGAATACTGGCATATCTGTGTGCTGGCAGCCGTGCGACTGGGCTGCAACTTCACCTTCGATCAGCTGCAGGATCTTGCTGAAATTCACCGCAAGCTGCGCGGCATCATGGGAGTCGGCGACTGCGATGACAGGCCCTTCAAATGGCGAACCATCCGCAACAACATTCGACTCCTGCGACCGGAAACCATTGCACGTATCAACCAGGCCATCGTCAGTGCAGGACACACGTTTGATCCCACGGCGATCGAAAAAGTGCGGGCCGATTCGTTCGTGATGGAAACGAACATTCATTATCCCACGGAAAGCAGTTTGCTGTACGACGGGCTGCGGAAAATCATTCCTCAGTGTGTAAAACTGGCCGAAGCACACGGCGTGAACGGATGGCGTCAGTATGCTCACCTCTTGAAAAAAATCAAACAACTCAATCGAGACATCAATCGCATCGCGACAAAGAAAGGCCCCCGCTACAAGAAGCGACTCCAGCCGCTTTACCGCGAACTCCTGCAGAAAGCGGCCATCTTGACGCAGCGTGCCCGCGACCTCTGCCTGGTCACCGGCCAGCGGCTGCCGGAGAGCGCCGACCTGTTCGGGCCGAACACGCTACAGGCGTTTATCGTGCGCATAGAGCGCGTCGCGGACACGACCCGGCGACGTATCATCCACGGCGAAGCAGTTGCCAACAGCGACAAGCTCTTCAGTATTTTCGAGCCGCACACTCAGCTTTACAAACGTGGCAAGGCCGGTCAGCCGATGCAGTTTGGTCGACAGGTTCTGATCTTCGAAGATGCGGCTGGCTTCGTTGTGCGCGCTGTTTTAATGAAACGCAATGAAGGCGACAAACAAGTGGCAGTCCGTGAGACGAAGTCTTTGCAAAATGATTTTCAAAACGGCGTGAAGCGCCTGTCATTCGACCGTGGATTTCATTCTCTCGACAACCAGAGGGAACTCGCCGAGCTTGTCGATCACCTGTGTCTTCCCAGACCCGGCGTCAAGCAGTCGGCGGTTCAACAGACCGATGACGAGTTTCGGTCAGCTCAGCAGAATCATTCGGGAGTGGAATCAATGATCGGAGCGTTGCAAAGTGGGAACGCGATGAAGCGATGTCGCGACCGTTCGGAGATCGGTTTTGAACGCTACCTGCAACTGGGCATTCTGGGGCGAAACCTGCACACGCTCGGTCGGATGCTCATCGCCCGGGAGAATCAAAACGCGGCCGCCGCTCACAGTCGCCGCAAAGCGGCCTGA